ACTAGAAACTTAAAGGTGATGTCAGTTTTAGGAAATTTACATTTAGTCAGTGCCTTTGTACCAAATCTgtaaatatatgaagaaattgtAATCATTTATGAGCACAGCGTGTGACTAGGTCCTGTAGAGTAGTCAAACTGAACTGGAGTCTCTTCCAGAATATGTGCCACTTACTTAGAAGACTTTGTCTTCCTTTTATTTGGACCTTTCTAACTCATGTAGCTGTATAATTTTATTTAGCATGAGATTGTCCTTAAGAATACAGGTTTGAACTAGATCTTGTTTTTAGTTCAGCAAATTATGTCATATTAATCTGAAGTACTAGAGAGCTATCATTCTTTGGCTTAGAAAATTAGTTTAGATTGATTAATTCATCAAAACTTTAGGCCAAGGTCATCTGCCTTAATTCTTTGTCCCTCTAGTCTGTTTTAGTCCACCAGTGGAGTTCAACTGAGACATGGCTACTTCATAATTACTAATACCATAACCTTACTTGAGTTTCTAGAGGATCTTTTTAAATAGATCAGCAGTATaagcaataaaataaaggattattgCTTATCCTTCATTCTGGCCtcatagatgaaaaagaaaacatctaagCAATGACCTTCATTAACAGAGTACCCTTCAAGTATATAAGTGCAAAGAGAATGGGATGTCCCATGAAGTTACACTGGGGATCACAACGAGAATTAACATTCAGAGTGAGAAAATAACACTTTTCTCAAGCCTGCTAGTGATAGGGATATGGATAGTAAAACCAGAAGGATCACCCAGTTCCCAGAAGTTGGAGTAGAATTATTTAAAAGGTAGCAATATCATAGAACCATTTACAGAAATTTCCATCCACATCTCTTCCAAACAAATGTTTCCTTGGTCTTTATTTATATACAAACAACAAAATCATTACTACCCAACAACCAGGCAATCTTGTGAGTCACCCACCCCCAAATCCAATGCTTTTGGGTTCAGCCTGTGGTAACAGGAAGAAAATCAGTCTTggtatttatttagctttttcaAAAGGGATAAATAggcaaaaatgatattttaaagtacAAGGAAAGAACTAGACAAGTGTCTTTGAGAAGCAGGTAAAAAAACTAGGGTTTCCATTAAATACAAGcttctaaaatgtaaaaattctCATGTAGATTCCCACAACCTATATATTAGTAAAACCCTAAACTACTAGTACCTAACCACTATTTTATTTTAGTAGCCGATTAAtgggatttatttttaatatttgcctTTCCTTGCCTTTGTTCTTTATTGGATATTGTGAAAGTGAGTTGTTCCTTTCCTCATTGAAATAGGAGAGCTAGCTACTCTCTATATAACTCAAACCTTGGCTCTTTGTGTGATGTGAAACCAGCTTTTGGATGCAGATTTCAGAAATTCTAATAGCTACCTTGTCTTTTCATAAAATTATGAGCATGCTACCTATTACCACGGTTACCTTTACAATATATACATGATAGAATCACAAGGTTTGAGGTGTTATTTGTTAGCAGATTTAATGCTGATAAAAAGGGGTTGAATTCTTCGCCCTGGAACCTGAAGCCTTACAAGTACAAAGCAGGATGGCCACAACGCCACTTCCTAAGAAGTGGTCTTCCCTGACTGTAGGACggggaagtcatttaacatccTTGACCCTTTCATTTTTTAGACTTTTCCCTGCCCTTGCTCACAAATGCCTATTTATGCCAATCCAGAGTGGTGGGTTGTGTTCCATTAGAAGTAGAGTAAGAGCACAAATTCCATCAGCAGAGGAGAGCAAATTTGGTCACAGCTGGGCTGATTTTTCTACTGGTTATGGCCTCCTTGTGATGATAAGTGGTATCCAGGTCCCTGCATGACGGCATGTAGACTTCAGTACCAAGGTGGTCCATGGACATTTTAGGAATAGCCACCAGCCATCTGACTGGTAGCTGCATTGCTGCCCATTCCTTTCCAGGCTCGGAAGCTGAAGAAAGCACTCACTCCATAAGCGATCATCACAACACATGTAAAGaactgagaagagaaaaggactatATGAATGGACTGATGATGAATGAATCAGTTTTTTGGAAAAGGAGACAACAACCTGCTTGATTTGATTAACAAATGAAGTAAAATTTTGTTGAATTGGAGCAGGCCATTTACCAGAATTTTAAAGTATCAAATGACAAccagataaaattaaaatcagaaagCTGGTAAAGTGACAATTAGGAGATCTGGATGCTGTCCTGGTTTTGCCCCTAACTTTTTCTCCtgtgtaaaataagggaattagaCTGACTGATCCTTGAGGTCCTTGTGAACTATATTTagtcaaaagaaaggggggaataAAATTTCCAGAAGGATATCCTGGGATAAATCCAGATTTAACTCAACCTCTGCATCTGTGAAAGGAAAATTAATGTTCTAATGTCTATagttgtgaaatttaaaaaaaattcttcacagTTTCTTACATTAGGAAAGTAAGCTCTAGAAACATTTTTAACCAAAACATTGATTTATTTAGTTGGGGCAGATagttggtgtagtgaatagagtaccagccctgaagtcaggaggatctgagttcaaatgtgatctcagacacttcctagctgagtgactttgggcaagtcacttagctccaatttgcctcagccaaaaaaaaaaattgtagctaCCCATTCCTTAGTATTCTGGTTGGTTAACATCTTTTTTAAATGTAAGTGGGAAATCATAGCTCACTTCCCTTTgcatttttaagaaaaaggaatttaactacaaaataaaatggGTTTGACTGGGAGGGTAAATAGTTCTGCCATTGCACCTTTCCCTTGACCAGATTTGTGATTTGAGTTATGTATACATAgccatgtccaacttttccccaCCCAGACCTCACCATAACTATAAAGGACCAAAGGGTGACCAGGCACTTACAGAAGCAGCAGCCCTCTTGTCATATATATAGGAACCAGCTATTGATGTTCGTTGAACTGCAACAGCAGCGGTGATGAAACCAGTAATGTAGAGAACGGTAGCACTTATGTTAAATATCATTAGCTAggggaaaagagatgagaaaagctTAAAGCAAGAAATGCCAGTTTCAGCAATCCAAAAAGCAGCACATTCTACCTCTGATACCAACTAGCTACACTACAACAGATCCAttcattttcatctgtaaaatatggatccCTGTACTACCTCCCTCTTAATACAACTCTAAGAATCAAATGGTGTACAATGCTTCACAAATCTTAGTGTatcctagtttttttttatttttggcatttGATTTTCACTGAGGAATGCATTATCTGTGCATTTATCATCTAAAGCCTAAATTTTTCCTATTAGACAAAATTTTCACAAGATTTAATCCACAGCTAGCTGAGTGGGGAAGCTGAGGGATGGAGAATAGGATAGGATTGATCTCCCTTTTTACAAACCAGAATATGCAGTTGAGAGTATCAGAAGAAGCCAAAGAATGATATCAGGCCTTTGTCACACTTAAGCCACTCAACTGAAAGCTTTAATAGACAAATCTAGCATGAACAGTATATTTGGATGTGGAGACCATATACAAAACATAAGCTGTCATCACAAAATGATTGTATTATACAGCAAACTTAAGAACATCTGGGATAAGTCACAGGTCTGTAAGCCttgaattttttcatctaaaatggAAATGACAAAACTTGTTCTATCAGCTTTTTGGGGACTAGATATAAAAAGATGAGGTATGTAAAAGTGCTTGGCAAACTAAAGCACAGTGTCATTGTAATCCAGTATAATATTTGTAGTAACTGGactggctttaaaaaaaagtccctcTTCCCTAGTAAATTGTTTCTCAGTATCAGCCCTTATCAATTTGTATTTCAACAATTTTGTATTTCAACAGGGTAAAACCCCACTCTGAGTCTCACATGTCCTGTCCTTCCTTTGGCTAAGTGTGCTTTATAGGTGACTTCCTCTAGAAGCTCTGTTTTCAGGAAGATTCCAGGAATCTCTGGAAGGTGTTCTCAAGTAGAAGCCACAGTACCAGGAAGAAAATGAAGCCGCCTTTGGGCTCCACCAGGTGTGTTATTTAGGCCACAGGCTGAGTAACCATAGATGGTGAATTTCATAGCCAAACACACAATTCTGAGACAAGAGCTAGAGACAATAGGTTCTGCTTTTGTGAGGCAGGGAAGACAACTGGGGAGACACCTGAGCCTAGAGGAGGGAAAAGTAGTAATAAAAAGCCATTTACATGATTTGTTAACAAATGACTTAGTCCATTCAAAAATGCATCTTCTACCCATCTGTACCCATACGGCTAGGTAAGCTCATATATTCAATCATTGCTGCATATCAGGCAAAAACCCCAGAGAATTGGAGGCTGTAAAATTTTACCTCCTACTGCCAGTAGCAAGCCTTCTCTGAGCAAAGCACTATTTGTATTTTACTGTCCCCAGTTGTAGGTAATGCTATTTTAGAAGGGGTTTTTTGAGAAATTTGTCAAGAGGTATAGAGAATATTACAATTAATCTGTTATTCCTCATGAGTAACAATATTTATATCCTTTcataatgaatattgaatatGTCCTTTCATACTGAATAGAAAAGTTTACTGAAAGCTAAGactttagggggcagctaggtggcgcagtagatcgagcaccagccctgaattcaggaggacccgagttcaaatgcggtctcagacacttaacacttcctagttgtgtgaccctgggcaagtcacttaaccccagcctcaggggggggggggggaagaaagctAAGACTTTAAAAGACTGATGAAAAAATTGGCAATCTCTGGCTTAGATGAAAGAATACCTATGATAACTAAAAAACTGCCAGGTACTAGAGAAATTCTAAGTTGCTAAAATGGGTAACTAAATGGGACCATAGAAACTTTCCtgaagaggttttttgtttgttttgttttgttttagttgcAGCCTTTCCTGGATAGGGGATGGACAATAAGTCCTGGGAATCTATGACTCAGTTAAGTCCTCTTTTCGTAGTTCTAGGATTTTCCTTCCAGTCCAGTTCTGACAGTAGAAGGAAGATAGGCTTCTAATCAGTGATGTAAAGATCTAACAAAACAGTTCTGTCTCTGGGGATGACTCAcatttcctgattttaaaaagtcattgaatTTAGAACAATGCTGCCTATTCCAAGCTTTGCTTATCTTAAGATCATGTGCCTCTTACTCTTTGAAAGCTCCAGATCCCAGCTGCAGGGATTCTTTGGATCACAAATACAAATAAGGAGGCCATGGGGGGAAGCACAATAATGAGTTCACATTTTTCCGAGCTGAATTAGGATACAGAGGGTTACTGAGTCCTGTTACATTTGTGTCACAGAATCATGGGGTGAACCCTTCTAGGCAGAACTCTCAAATGGAAAGCTCTGCCTTTGATGTTTTCCTTATGGTCTCTGGGATAGAAAAGTATGGATTGATGAGGATAATGCCAGTTATAATCAGAAATGCTATCAGCCCTTTTGCTCCACTCCAGACCTCCACACCAGGTTCATCATTTCCAAATGAAATTTGGATGCCAAAGCCCCACAGATGCCAAAACTATCTCGACACAAAGTTAAGCTTTTACTGTGATCTGTGATCACCAAAGGCCCAGCAGGGCATAAACTTGACTTAGGCGGATCTGAAGGCAAAACCCATATCCCCCCTTGCAatttaaaattgccttttaatTGCAAAGTATCAAGGATCACCTCATTTCAAGTTTTACTTGGGAGGTAATTCAAATCTTTAGACTCCTTGTCAAGCCAGTGACAAtctttttaaacttcaaaatatttttttataagcACGGCAACTACTATAAGTTCTGTACTAAATATACAGTAAAATATGTACATGTAAGTGCACAGCTAATATCTCGGATCTCCAGAAAAACCctatgaggtaagtgctattatccacattttacattGAAGATGAGGCAGAGTAGGTGACTTAGTAAGGGTCACACAATTacaagagtctgaggccagattggaagtctggacttcctgactccaggcccggtACTCCTCCTGGGGACCAACACCAAAGCTACTACAGTGGCCTAGAGTGGGCTCTTTTAAAGTTCCATTTCCACCCCTGATGCTTACTATATAGATGTAGTCAATATGTTCAGGCATTTTCATCTGTGAAAGGACTGGGCTAGATGGCTTTTTAGGTTCCTAGAGACCTATAATCCTATAAACAATGACCTTATGGTCTAAAAACCCATAATGCTTTCAGCCAGTCCCCTGTCAGACTGGTATCAGACAAGGGTAGAGATGTCTTAGGTAAGACACCACCTCTGGCATTAACCCAGTGCTGGGTACCCAAATTTGTTTAATAATTCAATTGTTTTGGTGGATGACTTTCAAGCCTTTTGCCAATAACCCAAGAGACTGAAAAGCTAAAATGTAATAGCTAGTTTCCAGCAATGTTGCCCTCAAAGGGACTTCACAGGCCACTCCCAGTACTTACCACCAAAGGCCAGGGTACCATGTAGAGTTTCAAATGGAGTTGCCACACATAAATGACAAAGAAGATGATTGTCGCCAGCCAGAGGAAGACTGCTACAAACATCACCCAGCCATAGATTGAGTAGTAGTGATAAGGAGTATCTGCAATCAGGGCCCAAGCCAGTAAACCCACCACCTGGAAGGGAGGAACAAAAATACAGAATCAGGAGTCAGATTCCCTTGCAGATGGAATATGGCCAGGGGTGGGAGGTGGGAAATGGTATAGATGTTTAAGCTTCCTGCCAGTCACTATCCTTTATTCTCATAGACTCATTGGACAGTAGGAAGGATCTAGTagtaatatcttcattttatgaaCAGAAAGCAAAAGGTCTAGAGCTATTATGGGTGAGCACTCATTGGTCACACCTTGGAAGGGACCTACCTAATATTGTTATACCAGTTctcttattgtcctgactcagtttctctgcttgtTTATAATCAGCTCAAAGATCAATCCTgtaaaacctcccctccctctttatcagaatatttgataaggataaaagatatgTTGTAGAATATCATAATGCTTCTCtgcatcccaagctatcagaatgtcagatactgttttatcaagatgcctcttccCATCTCCAGggttcctctccccaccccaccccttggGTCATCCCATTCCCCATGCCTTGTCAGAAGCGGATTTCAAGAGTCCCATTcccgctctcagcaccctgactggGCTCCTGCCAAAGTCTACCCCCTGTGTCTGAGATAGGAGAGGTTGTGCCAGGctacctttcttctctctttctgctcTAACACTATGTTCAATTTGAGTGAATTTGTGACTAAGTGACACAGACAAGCAGCCCCACAGGGCATGATCCTGTCAATGCTGGCTGCTTCTGGTAAAATGAACCATAGTGACTGTGCAGATAACTCAGCACCTGAGGTCTTGGGAGCCCAGATGAACCAGGTGTGTTTGAGCTCTGACAAAAAGCAAAAGCTTGAAGTTAGTTTTTAACTTTCTAAAGCTAAAAGAAATCCATACGAAAAGTGGGATGCCACCTAGGAGCCCACTGATCGgcaaacaaattgtggcataagAATGTCTGGGAATACAGAAATGATTGTGGAGATTTCAAAGGAACTTGGGAAAATTTGTATGAAGCAATACAGAGGGAAGAAAGCGTTATTATTAGGCCCAACTTctgcaacttctacccattggtgcaaatttttctcttcagaGACTGAAGACAGTTACAACGGAGTTATACACAATGGCTACACTGTAAAGTTAGCAGAAGCAACAAAATTGGTCAAATCTAGTAGTCAATGTTAGTGCCATATATTAAAAAGGATACATCCTTTTCACAGTTGAGTTCATTATTAGGGGTGGGAGGGAGCTTTGTGGGTTGGTTTGGATTGGTTTTTTTAATATCTGTAATGATAACGAACTTGTCCAGTGTCACTAGGCTTAGTGGACCAAAGTCAGGGTTTCAACCTTAGTTTTCCTTACTCCACAGCCAGCTCTCTCCAGTATCTCTCAAGGTTTCTTATGCACTACTAAAAAGCAAAGCCACCAGCAAGATTTTAGGATCCCTCCAGCCCAAGCTTCTAATTATAAGGAAACTGTCGGAAAAAAGTTGGGTTCAATAGTCCttggccaggaaaaaaaaaaatctgttaagtTGCCTTTatcattttctaaaataagatCCAAGACTTGCCTGGAAAATTGAGAGTGTGCATTTTGCCTGAAAAAATGGCGCCTCCTAGGCCTATAGCAGAGACTTGCCATCTGCCCTCAGCCATAGCATAGTTTGTCCCCATGTCTCAGCTCAGAGAAGTAGAgcccaaattctcttcctcacaGGCCCTAATGCTTTAACATAGCAGTTTTGAGGGGGCTTACAAGATCAAAACTTTTCAAAATGATACAATTTTGGGGGGGAATGTTAAAAAATTTCTAATGCAATAAACATACATATAACCCACACAAAATTTTGGGGGGCACTCCATTTTTACAAGTATAAAGCAGTTCccaagaccaagaactttgagaACTGTTTTTAACAGCTGCCAGTTAAAGAGAAATCCAATCCTTAATATGGATTGGATCCTCATCTATGGGGACAGGTGTAAGGAAGCCTGTTATCACCCCCACTCCTCCTGCCCTTGTTGGTTCTCCAAAGTTCtaagttggaaggaacttcagaggctCTCAGTTGCTAGCCCATACTTAAACTTTATCCTTTTTGAGGTCCAGATCTGACAATTGTGTTCAGTTCACTTTAAGGAGAACAATGATAAGCTAAAGAGAACTCAGAGAAAATAATGAGGATTGGAAGATCCTCCAGATCATGCCATATGAGGGATTGAGGGTGTtcagtctggagaagagaagacaaacATAATTACCTTCAAAAATTTGAAGGGCCAGTATGTGGGAGAAGGCTTAGATACTGCCAGTCtctgaagagaaaaatttgcaccAATGGGTAGGAGTTGCAGAAGTTGGACCTAATTTAAGGAAGAATCTCATATCAATTAGAACTATTCCCAAATGGAATGGGTTAAGGAGGTAAGTTCTCCCTCATCAAAGATTGCTGAATAAAGACTGGATGATCACTTGTCAGTAAAATATGTAATAGAGGAAATtcttgttcagaaaaaaaaaggaaggaaaataagttTCCAGAGAGTAAGATAAAGAATAATTCAGAGGACAAAAGGATTGTAGTACAGAAAGACTCAGTGGAGACTAGAAA
The DNA window shown above is from Sminthopsis crassicaudata isolate SCR6 chromosome 2, ASM4859323v1, whole genome shotgun sequence and carries:
- the PLLP gene encoding plasmolipin encodes the protein MADFPSKVSTQTSTPVQGGARSSLPGLGALRPDLGFLRSLLGALMIVEIVVGLLAWALIADTPYHYYSIYGWVMFVAVFLWLATIIFFVIYVWQLHLKLYMVPWPLVLMIFNISATVLYITGFITAAVAVQRTSIAGSYIYDKRAAASFFTCVVMIAYGVSAFFSFRAWKGMGSNAATSQMAGGYS